One region of Populus trichocarpa isolate Nisqually-1 chromosome 4, P.trichocarpa_v4.1, whole genome shotgun sequence genomic DNA includes:
- the LOC18098149 gene encoding pentatricopeptide repeat-containing protein At2g17210 → MRFSAIVSGSKLPNWILRIKESSANGKWQEVVSHYHEIKKAGIQTVDVSVFPPILKAWSFLSHRHGKSLHACLIKQGFDSFTSIGNSIMGFYIRCGDFDIAVDVFNSMRRSRDSVSWNILIHGHLDNGALVAGLWWFTNARVAGFEPNISTMVLVIQACRILGTKHDGLILHGYLIKSGFWAISSVQNSLLSMYVDADMECARELFDEMHEKDVIAWSVMIGGYLQWEEPQVGLQMFRKMVLVPGIEPDGVVMVSVLKACASSRDVCTGRLVHGLVIHRGFDCDLFVENSLIDMYSKCKDAGSAFKVFNEISQRNNVSWNSMLSGFVLNENYSEAQSLISSMRKERVETDEVTLVNILQICKYFVHPFHCKSIHCVMIRRGSEANELVLSALIDAYAKCYLIEIAWEVFARMRRRDVVSWSTMISGFAHCGKPDEAIAVYQEMDRDLVKPNVITIINLLEACSVTAELKRSKWAHGVAIRQGFASEVTVGTAVVDMYSKCGEILASRRAFDQLALKNIVTWSAMIAAYGMNGLAHEALALFAEMKRHGLKPNPVTTLSVLAACSHGGLVEEGLSLFKSMVQELGLEPGFEHYSCMVDMLGRAGKLDTAIEVIKAMPHNLKNGASIWGSLLSACRSYGLTELGKEAISRVLELEPSNSAGYLVASSMYAADGLWDDAARIRVLAKEKGVKVVAGYSLVHIDNKACRFVAGDGSHPRSDEIFSMAQQLHDCIKIDEKKEGNTWLAVIECLT, encoded by the coding sequence ATGCGTTTTTCAGCaatagtctcaggttcgaaacTCCCTAATTGGATTCTGAGAATCAAAGAATCATCAGCTAATGGAAAATGGCAAGAAGTCGTTTCCCACtaccatgaaataaaaaaagcaggAATTCAAACTGTAGATGTTTCAGTGTTTCCTCCCATTCTCAAAGCATGGTCATTCCTGTCTCACAGGCATGGAAAGTCCCTTCATGCTTGTTTGATCAAGCAAGGATTTGACTCGTTCACTTCCATTGGGAATTCCATCATGGGTTTTTACATTAGATGTGGGGACTTTGACATTGCTGTGGATGTTTTTAATTCCATGAGAAGAAGCAGAGATTCAGTTTCTTGGAATATTTTGATTCACGGGCACCTTGATAACGGTGCCTTAGTGGCAGGATTGTGGTGGTTTACTAATGCTAGGGTTGCTGGGTTTGAACCCAATATTTCCACGATGGTGCTTGTAATCCAGGCGTGTCGCATTCTTGGAACTAAGCATGATGGGCTCATACTACATGGTTATTTAATCAAAAGTGGCTTTTGGGCTATTTCTTCAGTTCAAAATTCTTTATTGAGCATGTACGTGGATGCTGACATGGAGTGTGCAAGAGAGCTGTTTGATGAAATGCATGAGAAAGATGTTATCGCTTGGAGTGTGATGATTGGTGGCTATTTGCAGTGGGAGGAACCTCAGGTTGGGTTGCAGATGTTTAGGAAGATGGTGTTGGTACCTGGGATTGAACCAGATGGAGTAGTTATGGTCAGTGTTCTTAAAGCTTGTGCTAGTTCAAGAGACGTTTGTACTGGGAGATTGGTGCATGGGCTGGTGATTCATAGAGGTTTTGATTGTGATTTGTTTGTTGAGAACTCTCTGATTGATATGTATTCAAAATGTAAGGATGCTGGTTCTGCATTTAAGGTTTTCAATGAGATATCTCAAAGGAACAACGTCTCGTGGAATTCTATGCTATCCGGATTTGTCCTCAATGAAAACTATTCAGAAGCTCAGTCGTTGATTTCTTCAATGAGGAAGGAAAGAGTTGAGACAGATGAAGTAACTCTAGTGAATATTCTTCAAATCTGCAAGTATTTTGTGCACCCATTTCACTGCAAGTCGATCCATTGTGTGATGATCCGTAGGGGCAGTGAAGCAAATGAATTGGTGCTAAGTGCACTGATTGATGCTTATGCGAAGTGCTATCTTATTGAAATAGCATGGGAAGTCTTTGCGAGGATGAGGAGAAGAGACGTTGTTTCATGGAGCACAATGATTTCTGGGTTTGCTCATTGTGGCAAGCCTGATGAAGCTATAGCTGTCTACCAAGAGATGGACAGAGACCTTGTAAAGCCTAATGTCATTACCATCATAAATCTTCTTGAGGCATGTTCTGTTACAGCTGAACTAAAGAGATCAAAGTGGGCACATGGAGTTGCAATTAGACAAGGCTTTGCATCAGAGGTGACAGTTGGAACTGCAGTTGTTGACATGTACTCAAAATGTGGAGAAATTTTGGCCTCAAGAAGGGCCTTCGATCAACTCGCTTTGAAAAATATAGTAACTTGGAGTGCCATGATTGCTGCATATGGTATGAATGGTCTTGCTCATGAAGCTTTGGCTTTGTTTGCTGAAATGAAAAGGCATGGTTTAAAGCCAAACCCTGTGACCACTCTCTCAGTGCTGGCTGCCTGTAGTCATGGTGGATTGGTCGAGGAAGGGCTCTCCCTTTTCAAATCAATGGTTCAAGAACTCGGGTTGGAGCCTGGGTTTGAACACTACTCATGCATGGTTGACATGCTAGGTCGAGCAGGAAAGCTTGACACTGCAATAGAAGTGATCAAGGCGATGCCTCATAATCTAAAGAATGGTGCAAGCATTTGGGGATCACTTTTAAGTGCCTGTAGAAGCTACGGCCTGACCGAGCTCGGCAAAGAAGCCATCTCCCGTGTTCTTGAGTTGGAGCCTTCGAACTCAGCAGGCTATTTAGTAGCATCAAGCATGTATGCAGCTGATGGTCTGTGGGATGATGCAGCAAGGATAAGAGTATTAGCAAAGGAGAAGGGAGTGAAGGTTGTTGCTGGATACAGCTTAGTACACATTGATAACAAGGCATGTAGGTTTGTTGCTGGAGACGGGTCTCATCCACGATCAGATGAGATATTCTCCATGGCTCAACAGCTACATGATTGTATCAAGATTgacgaaaaaaaagaaggaaatacaTGGCTAGCAGTCATTGAATGCTTAACCTAG
- the LOC18098150 gene encoding probable galacturonosyltransferase 3 isoform X2 yields MDINIIATYSDTSGAVRTSRVKMSDLSPSWVLENPADKNHDQPKTSQFQRLEDSSKAGATHEDDVLHSARDHQYGEGGIPSSWKLPMSPVKLQRQTARKDRRVLRTSVLIQQDKGAADSQTEATAFIWSKSLDTSIKGKYSIWRRDFDSPNSDSTLKLMRDQIIMAKAYANIAKSNNVTTLYNSLMKQSRESQLAIGEAMSDAELHPSALVQAKAMGHVLSIAKDQLYECPTMSRKLRAMLQLNEENVNALKKKSAFLIQLAAKTIPKPLHCLPLQLAADYFLYGYQNKKYLDKEKVQDPSLFHYAIFSDNVLATSVVINSTVQHAKDPQKHVFHIVTDKLNFAAMKMWFIVNPPAKATVQVENIDDFKWLNASYCSVLRQLESARIKEYYFKANHPSSLASGADNLKYRNPKYLSMLNHLRFYLPEVYPKLDKILFLDDDIVVQKDLTPLWSIDLQGMVNGAVETCKESFHRFDKYLNFSNPKIYNNFDPNACGWAFGMNMFDLKQWKRSNITGIYHHWQDLNEDRTLWKLGSLPPGLITFYNLTYPLDRSWHVLGLGYDPALNQTEIENAAVVHYNGNYKPWLDLAVAKYKPYWSRYVQYDNPYLQQCNIVEE; encoded by the exons ATG GATATCAACATAATTGCAACATACAGTGACACTTCTGGTGCTGTTCGAACGAGTAGGGTGAAAATGAGTGACCTGTCTCCTTCTTGGGTCTTGGAAAACCCTGCAGATAAAAATCATGATCAGCCAAAGACTTCCCAG TTTCAGAGATTAGAAGATTCATCAAAAGCTGGAGCAACACATGAAGATGATGTGCTGCATTCTGCGAGGGATCATCAATATGGTGAAGGTGGAATCCCATCTTCTTGGAAGTTACCAATGAGCCCAGTGAAGCTCCAGCGCCAG ACAGCACGGAAGGACAGGAGGGTACTCCGAACTTCAGTGCTAATTCAACAAGATAAAGGAGCTGCTGACAGCCAGACAGAAGCAACTGCATTTATATGGTCCAAAAGCCTGGACACTTCTATCAAGGGAAAGTACAGTATATGGAGGAGAGATTTTGATAGTCCAAATTCTGATTCTACTCTGAAACTCATGCGGGACCAGATTATAATGGCCAAAGCTTATGCAAATATTGCCAAATCAAACAATGTAACTACACTTTACAACTCTCTTATGAAACAGTCGAGAGAAAGCCAGCTTGCTATTGGAGAAGCAATGTCTGATGCAGAGCTTCACCCAAG CGCACTTGTTCAAGCAAAAGCAATGGGGCATGTTTTGTCTATAGCAAAGGATCAACTATACGAATGTCCTACAATGTCTCGGAAGTTAAGGGCCATGCTCCAGTTAAATGAAGAGAATGTAAatgctttgaagaaaaaaagtgcGTTCTTGATTCAACTAGCAGCAAAAACAATCCCAAAACCATTACACTGTCTTCCTCTGCAGCTTGCAGCTGACTATTTCCTATATGGTTATCAAAACAAGAAGTATTTGGACAAAGAAAAGGTTCAAGATCCGTCTTTGTTCCACTATGCTATCTTCTCTGATAATGTGCTCGCAACATCTGTGGTTATCAATTCCACTGTGCAGCATGCAAAAGATCCACAGAAACATGTTTTCCATATAGTCACAGATAAACTGAACTTTGCTGCGATGAAAATGTGGTTTATTGTCAATCCTCCAGCCAAAGCAACAGTTCAAgttgaaaatattgatgattttaagtGGTTGAATGCCTCTTACTGTTCTGTTTTACGTCAACTTGAATCTGCCCGGATTAAAGAATACTATTTCAAGGCTAATCACCCTTCCTCTCTTGCTTCTGGTGCTGACAATCTCAAATATAGGAATCCAAAATATTTATCTATGCTGAATCATCTTCGATTCTATCTTCCTGAAGTATATCCAAAACTAGATAAGATCCTTTTCTTGGATGATGACATTGTAGTTCAGAAGGATTTGACACCACTTTGGTCCATTGATCTACAAGGGATGGTAAATGGTGCAGTGGAGACATGTAAGGAGAGCTTTCATAGGTTTGACAAGTATCTAAACTTCTCGAATCCAAAGATCTACAACAATTTTGATCCAAATGCTTGCGGTTGGGCATTTGGCATGAACATGTTTGACTTGAAGCAGTGGAAAAGGTCGAATATCACTGGGATATATCATCACTGGCAAGATCTG AATGAGGATAGAACTCTTTGGAAATTGGGCTCGTTGCCACCGGGACTGATAACCTTCTATAACCTAACCTATCCACTGGACCGAAGTTGGCATGTCTTGGGACTTGGTTATGACCCGGCTCTTAACCAAACTGAGATAGAGAATGCAGCTGTAGTTCACTACAATGGGAATTACAAGCCATGGTTGGATTTGGCTGTTGCCAAGTACAAGCCTTACTGGTCTAGATATGTACAGTATGATAACCCTTATCTTCAACAATGCAACATTGTTGAAGAATGA
- the LOC18098150 gene encoding probable galacturonosyltransferase 3 isoform X1, whose product MEEQRRRRRRRFWTSSSLALLLIFFMVVRADLSDYNPTLQREPKAHHRRLHQEHDASSVAGHGVQSDEMDINIIATYSDTSGAVRTSRVKMSDLSPSWVLENPADKNHDQPKTSQFQRLEDSSKAGATHEDDVLHSARDHQYGEGGIPSSWKLPMSPVKLQRQTARKDRRVLRTSVLIQQDKGAADSQTEATAFIWSKSLDTSIKGKYSIWRRDFDSPNSDSTLKLMRDQIIMAKAYANIAKSNNVTTLYNSLMKQSRESQLAIGEAMSDAELHPSALVQAKAMGHVLSIAKDQLYECPTMSRKLRAMLQLNEENVNALKKKSAFLIQLAAKTIPKPLHCLPLQLAADYFLYGYQNKKYLDKEKVQDPSLFHYAIFSDNVLATSVVINSTVQHAKDPQKHVFHIVTDKLNFAAMKMWFIVNPPAKATVQVENIDDFKWLNASYCSVLRQLESARIKEYYFKANHPSSLASGADNLKYRNPKYLSMLNHLRFYLPEVYPKLDKILFLDDDIVVQKDLTPLWSIDLQGMVNGAVETCKESFHRFDKYLNFSNPKIYNNFDPNACGWAFGMNMFDLKQWKRSNITGIYHHWQDLNEDRTLWKLGSLPPGLITFYNLTYPLDRSWHVLGLGYDPALNQTEIENAAVVHYNGNYKPWLDLAVAKYKPYWSRYVQYDNPYLQQCNIVEE is encoded by the exons ATGGAAGAACAGagaaggaggagaagaagaagattctgGACTTCAAGCTCTCTAGCTCTTCTTCTGATCTTCTTCatg GTTGTTCGTGCAGATTTATCAGATTATAATCCAACTCT tcAAAGAGAGCCCAAAGCGCATCATCGGCGATTACATCAG GAACATGATGCTTCTTCTGTGGCTGGGCACGGGGTTCAATCAGATGAAATG GATATCAACATAATTGCAACATACAGTGACACTTCTGGTGCTGTTCGAACGAGTAGGGTGAAAATGAGTGACCTGTCTCCTTCTTGGGTCTTGGAAAACCCTGCAGATAAAAATCATGATCAGCCAAAGACTTCCCAG TTTCAGAGATTAGAAGATTCATCAAAAGCTGGAGCAACACATGAAGATGATGTGCTGCATTCTGCGAGGGATCATCAATATGGTGAAGGTGGAATCCCATCTTCTTGGAAGTTACCAATGAGCCCAGTGAAGCTCCAGCGCCAG ACAGCACGGAAGGACAGGAGGGTACTCCGAACTTCAGTGCTAATTCAACAAGATAAAGGAGCTGCTGACAGCCAGACAGAAGCAACTGCATTTATATGGTCCAAAAGCCTGGACACTTCTATCAAGGGAAAGTACAGTATATGGAGGAGAGATTTTGATAGTCCAAATTCTGATTCTACTCTGAAACTCATGCGGGACCAGATTATAATGGCCAAAGCTTATGCAAATATTGCCAAATCAAACAATGTAACTACACTTTACAACTCTCTTATGAAACAGTCGAGAGAAAGCCAGCTTGCTATTGGAGAAGCAATGTCTGATGCAGAGCTTCACCCAAG CGCACTTGTTCAAGCAAAAGCAATGGGGCATGTTTTGTCTATAGCAAAGGATCAACTATACGAATGTCCTACAATGTCTCGGAAGTTAAGGGCCATGCTCCAGTTAAATGAAGAGAATGTAAatgctttgaagaaaaaaagtgcGTTCTTGATTCAACTAGCAGCAAAAACAATCCCAAAACCATTACACTGTCTTCCTCTGCAGCTTGCAGCTGACTATTTCCTATATGGTTATCAAAACAAGAAGTATTTGGACAAAGAAAAGGTTCAAGATCCGTCTTTGTTCCACTATGCTATCTTCTCTGATAATGTGCTCGCAACATCTGTGGTTATCAATTCCACTGTGCAGCATGCAAAAGATCCACAGAAACATGTTTTCCATATAGTCACAGATAAACTGAACTTTGCTGCGATGAAAATGTGGTTTATTGTCAATCCTCCAGCCAAAGCAACAGTTCAAgttgaaaatattgatgattttaagtGGTTGAATGCCTCTTACTGTTCTGTTTTACGTCAACTTGAATCTGCCCGGATTAAAGAATACTATTTCAAGGCTAATCACCCTTCCTCTCTTGCTTCTGGTGCTGACAATCTCAAATATAGGAATCCAAAATATTTATCTATGCTGAATCATCTTCGATTCTATCTTCCTGAAGTATATCCAAAACTAGATAAGATCCTTTTCTTGGATGATGACATTGTAGTTCAGAAGGATTTGACACCACTTTGGTCCATTGATCTACAAGGGATGGTAAATGGTGCAGTGGAGACATGTAAGGAGAGCTTTCATAGGTTTGACAAGTATCTAAACTTCTCGAATCCAAAGATCTACAACAATTTTGATCCAAATGCTTGCGGTTGGGCATTTGGCATGAACATGTTTGACTTGAAGCAGTGGAAAAGGTCGAATATCACTGGGATATATCATCACTGGCAAGATCTG AATGAGGATAGAACTCTTTGGAAATTGGGCTCGTTGCCACCGGGACTGATAACCTTCTATAACCTAACCTATCCACTGGACCGAAGTTGGCATGTCTTGGGACTTGGTTATGACCCGGCTCTTAACCAAACTGAGATAGAGAATGCAGCTGTAGTTCACTACAATGGGAATTACAAGCCATGGTTGGATTTGGCTGTTGCCAAGTACAAGCCTTACTGGTCTAGATATGTACAGTATGATAACCCTTATCTTCAACAATGCAACATTGTTGAAGAATGA
- the LOC18098151 gene encoding probable serine/threonine-protein kinase PIX13, with product MGNCWGFSAHSPTTPSTTGQLSSAGISHTTSNTTSFGVSNATSSRGSNISAHSRFSAGSGDEEFPNGQILPTPNLRVFSFAELKVATRNFKSDTLLGEGGFGQVYKGWLDEKAPGRNGSGTVIAVKRLNSESLQGFEEWQAEVNFLGRLSHPHLVRLIGYCWEDKELLLVYEFMQKGSLENHLFGRGSAVQPLPWDTRLKIAIGAARGLSFLHASDKQVIYRDFKASNILIDGSYTAKLSDFGLAKLGPSASQSHVTTRVMGTYGYAAPEYVATGHLYVKSDVYGFGVVLVEILTGLRALDANRPSGRHTLVDWIKPFLSDKRKLKSIMDIRLEGRYPAKAALRIAQLALNCLEQEHRHRPHMREVVATLERIEAAKDKPVEPRARPKRSVPHQNVQQPLQYRSPHHPVLTDGSRGHQYSPRVR from the exons ATGGGGAATTGCTGGGGTTTTTCTGCTCATAGTCCTACTACACCATCAACCACTGGTCAACTAAGCTCAG CTGGGATATCTCATACAACTAGCAATACCACTTCTTTTGGGGTCAGCAATGCAACATCATCTAGGGGCAGCAACATCTCTGCTCACAGCCGGTTTTCAGCTGGGAGTGGTGACGAGGAGTTTCCAAATGGGCAGATTTTGCCTACCCCCAACTTGCGGGTATTCTCCTTTGCAGAACTAAAGGTTGCCACCAGGAATTTTAAATCTGATACATTGCTTGGCGAGGGAGGTTTTGGTCAAGTCTACAAAGGATGGCTTGATGAGAAGGCGCCAGGGAGAAATGGAAGTGGAACTGTAATTGCTGTTAAAAGATTGAATTCTGAGAGCTTGCAAGGATTTGAAGAATGGCAG GCAGAGGTAAATTTCTTAGGAAGGCTTTCTCATCCTCACCTTGTCAGGTTGATAGGATACTGTTGGGAGGATAAGGAACTTCTTCTTGTTTATGAATTCATGCAGAAGGGAAGCTTGGAGAACCATTTATTTGGAA GAGGTTCAGCTGTTCAGCCACTTCCATGGGATACACGGCTCAAGATTGCCATAGGAGCAGCTAGAGGCCTCTCTTTCTTGCACGCATCAGATAAGCAAGTGATCTACCGAGATTTTAAAGCCTCAAATATACTTATTGATGGG TCTTACACAGCAAAGTTATCAGACTTTGGCTTGGCAAAGTTAGGCCCTTCAGCTAGTCAATCACACGTGACAACAAGGGTGATGGGAACATATGGTTATGCAGCTCCTGAATATGTTGCAACAG GGCATTTGTATGTTAAAAGCGATGTGTATGGTTTTGGTGTTGTTCTGGTCGAGATTTTGACGGGCTTAAGGGCACTTGACGCAAACCGTCCAAGTGGGAGACATACTCTGGTGGATTGGATCAAGCCATTTTTATCTGataaaagaaagttgaaaagcATCATGGATATTCGGTTGGAGGGGAGATATCCTGCCAAAGCAGCTCTGCGAATAGCACAGCTTGCTCTAAATTGTCTTGAACAAGAACACAGGCACCGTCCGCATATGAGAGAAGTTGTGGCAACTTTAGAACGAATAGAAGCAGCCAAGGATAAACCAGTAGAGCCTAGAGCTCGTCCAAAACGTTCTGTGCCTCACCAGAACGTCCAGCAACCCTTGCAATATCGCTCTCCGCATCATCCAGTTCTGACAGATGGAAGTCGAGGCCACCAATACTCTCCACGCGTAAGGTAA